In Scylla paramamosain isolate STU-SP2022 chromosome 17, ASM3559412v1, whole genome shotgun sequence, one DNA window encodes the following:
- the LOC135108447 gene encoding DDB1- and CUL4-associated factor 8-like produces MAEETDNSLKDLVGGGESGSIPKRRDSKGSNPKEKTKTPNGATTTTTSVTTTTTTTTTTGTTTATTTTTSPTKNREYSNAVEGGTEGDDADSQTKSTADGSSSAGSSGGRSLRIRPRIYRPRVSESSSEDSDDEAEKGASRILRSRVTITGGGEGAGKDSTSPVNMDPGEEEVEMEPASPEGMEVTGANTPFDFTEDSPSTERRRTAPERNHGRQTMFGGLFSDTDSDSDDTGRRRSISDHLEDESHRKEVEAAINTELMRIRQRPKPKHEWNFVEQTLKRQLGGRANHQSSVLFSNHYYDSLHVPKRLELIYKMEFHHGCVNALSFNSSGTLLASGSDDFYIAVWDWAREKATITFKSGHHNNVFQSKFLPLHEDTHIVSCARDGQVRLAELSSGAYKSTRKLAKHKGPAHKLATLPTSPHVVLSAGEDAVVLNIDIREEQPSRVALVKNLSGNRISLYSIHAHPVNEHQFCVSGHDQYVRVYDRRCASLNFPVLKFCPRHLYDASPAPTVTCAVYSGNGDAIVASYNDDDIYLFDTMQSEAADAAHKYSGHRNNATVKGVNFFGPGSQYVVSGSDCGNIFFWHRETEAIVQCMRGDETGVVNVLEPHPHIPVLATSGLDDDIKIWVPTCEEDPQLSDLEQIVKTNLEKRHKERNEDSNALDTEMLMVLWHHIRRTDRRHQRMAEGSSTSNGSGVGGEGGGGGSSSDDSNESDDSESHRGVQCATH; encoded by the exons ATGGCTGAAGAAACCGACAACTCCCTAAAAGACTTGGTAGGGGGTGGGGAGAGTGGCTCTATCCCCAAAAGAAGAGACTCCAAAGGCTCTAACCCCAAAGAAAAGACCAAGACCCCCAATggagccaccaccactaccacatctgtcactaccaccaccaccaccaccactactactggaactaccactgccaccaccaccaccacttcacccaCCAAGAATAGGGAGTACAGTAATGCAGTAGAGGGGGGAACTGAAGGAGATGATGCAGACTCTCAGACAAAATCCACAGCAGATGGCTCGTCTTCGGCTGGGAGCTCGGGTGGTCGGAGCTTAAGGATCCGCCCACGCATTTACAGGCCTAGGGTGTCTGAGTCAAGCTCTGAGGACAGTGATGATGAGGCTGAGAAAGGAGCTTCCAGAATATTGAGATCAAGGGTCACAATtacagggggaggggaaggagcagGGAAGGATTCTACTTCCCCTGTCAACATGGATccaggggaagaggaggtggagatggagccAGCCAGTCCTGAGGGAATGGAAGTTACAGGAGCAAACACCCCCTTCGATTTTACAG AGGACTCTCCCTCTACTGAACGGCGGAGAACTGCACCTGAGAGGAACCATGGACGTCAGACTATGTTTGGTGGTCTTTTTTCTGACACTGACTCTGACTCTGATGACACAGGACGCAGGCGGAGTATCAGTGATCATTTAGAGGATGAGTCACACCGGAAAGAAGTGGAAGCAGCTATCAACACAGAACTGATGAGGATTAGACAGCGGCCCAAGCCCAAACATGAATGGAATTTTGTTGAACAAACTCTAAAGAG ACAGTTAGGTGGTCGAGCAAATCATCAAAGTTCTGTCCTGTTCAGCAACCATTACTACGACTCTCTACATGTGCCCAAACGGCTGGAGCTCATATACAAAATGGAGTTTCATCATGGCTGTGTCAACGCCCTCAGCTTTAACTCCTCAGGCACATTGCTGGCTAGTGGCTCAGATGATTTCTACATTGCTGTCTGGGATTGGGCAAGGGAGAAAGCCACCATCACGTTCAAGTCAGGTCACCATAATAATGTTTTTCAA aGTAAGTTCCTGCCTCTGCATGAGGACACCCACATTGTGTCTTGTGCACGTGATGGCCAAGTGCGTCTGGCTGAGCTCTCCTCAGGGGCATACAAATCTACCCGCAAACTGGCTAAACACAAAGGCCCTGCTCACAAGTTAGCCACACTACCCACCTCCCCTCATGTAGTCCTTTCTGCTGGAGAAGATGCTGTTGTACTAAATATTGATATCAGGGAAGAACAGCCCAGCAG GGTGGCACTGGTCAAGAATTTGTCAGGGAACCGCATCTCCTTATACAGCATCCATGCACACCCAGTCAATGAACACCAGTTTTGTGTGAGCGGCCATGACCAgtacgtgcgtgtgtatgaCCGCCGCTGTGCCTCCCTTAACTTTCCTGTGCTCAAGTTTTGCCCTCGACACCTG TATGATGCCTCTCCTGCCCCAACTGTCACTTGTGCAGTCTACAGTGGGAATGGGGATGCCATTGTGGCATCTTACAACGATGATGACATTTATCTGTTTGATACAATGCAATCAGAGGCTGCAGATGCAGCTCACAAGTATTCTGGCCACCGTAACAATGCCACAG TAAAAGGTGTCAACTTCTTTGGGCCTGGGAGCCAGTATGTTGTGTCTGGCTCAGACTGTGGAAACATCTTCTTCTGGCACCGGGAGACAGAGGCCATTGTGCAGTGTATGCGGGGTGATGAGACTGGTGTG GTAAATGTATTAGAGCCTCATCCCCACATCCCTGTACTGGCTACAAGTGGACTTGATGATGATATAAAAATCTGGGTGCCCACCTGTGAGGAGGACCCACAGCTGTCTGACCTTGAGCAG ATTGTCAAGACTAATCTGGAAAAACGACACAAGGAGCGTAATGAGGACAGCAATGCTCTAGATACTGAGATGCTCATGGTCTTGTGGCATCATATACGTCGTACTGACCGTCGTCACCAAAGG ATGGCAGAGGGAAGCAGCACTAGCAATGGGAGTGGTGTgggaggtgagggtggaggTGGCGGCTCCTCCAGTGACGACAGCAACGAAAGTGACGACTCAGAGTCCCATCGGGGTGTCCAGTGTGCCACCCACTAG